In a genomic window of Gossypium arboreum isolate Shixiya-1 chromosome 7, ASM2569848v2, whole genome shotgun sequence:
- the LOC108486574 gene encoding brassinosteroid-responsive RING protein 1-like yields the protein MGFPVGYMEVFLPKLFVYTLSFLGFIRNLIVSLSDCLGLSDFLDTDAVWPENPTRATTGNPPVSAVLIREILPVIKFKELVVIGDPPESCAVCLYEFEGGEDIRWLTNCRHVFHRACLDRWMDHDQKTCPLCRTSFVPDELQDEFNQRLWAASGVNDFYSDYSTVPGL from the coding sequence ATGGGGTTTCCAGTTGGTTACATGGAAGTTTTCTTACCAAAACTCTTCGTTTATACTTTATCCTTTCTGGGTTTCATCCGAAATCTAATTGTTTCCCTTTCTGACTGCCTGGGACTCTCCGACTTCCTCGATACAGATGCGGTCTGGCCGGAAAATCCGACCAGAGCAACAACCGGTAATCCGCCTGTATCCGCCGTGTTGATCCGGGAAATCCTCCCCGTTATAAAGTTCAAGGAGCTTGTCGTCATAGGGGATCCACCAGAGAGCTGTGCCGTTTGCTTGTACGAGTTCGAAGGAGGGGAAGATATCAGGTGGTTGACGAACTGTAGGCACGTCTTTCACCGAGCGTGTTTGGACCGTTGGATGGACCATGATCAGAAAACATGTCCGCTTTGTAGGACATCATTCGTGCCAGATGAGTTGCAGGATGAGTTTAATCAGCGGCTCTGGGCTGCTTCTGGGGTCAATGATTTTTACAGTGACTACAGTACAGTACCAGGATTGTAG